The bacterium genome segment CGAATTCGGCAGGACGTGCCGAACCATCACACGGACCTCGGAGGCGCCCAGCGCCCGGGCCGCTTCAGCGTAGTCCTGGCCGCGCGCGCGGAGGACGTCGGCCCGGACAAGCCTGGCCGCCCCCATCCACCCAAGCAGACAGAGCACGATCACAATGCTGCGGAGGCCCGGCCCGAACGCCTTCGCGAGCACGAACATCACCACGATCGGCGGCACGCTGATGAAGATGTCGGTAAGCCGCATGAGGCCGCTGCCGACCAAGCCTCCGTGGTATCCCGCGAGCAGCCCCACGGCCGTCCCGATCACGCTGGACACGGCGGCCGCGGCGATGCCGACGCTGAGGCTGATGCGACCGGCGTAGATAATCCGGGTGAAGACGTCGTGTCCGAGCTCGTCGGTCCCGAACAAATGCGCCGGGCTCGGCGGCCGGAACAATCCGCCGAGACTGATCTGCTCGAAACGGTACGGCGTCACATAGGGCGCGAGCAGCGCGCTCAGCACCAGCGCGAGCGCCGCCGCGCCGCCGGCCATCGCCAGCCGGTGGCGGGTGAAGCGGCCCCACACCATGTGCCAGTAGTTGATCATTCGTAGCGCACGCGGGGATCGAGCACGCCGTACAGCACGTCCGCGGCGAGGTTGCATCCAACCACCAGCACGGCGATGCACATGACAATCGCGACCGCGACGACGTAATCGCCGATGATCACGGACTGGATCAGCAGCTGTCCCACGCCCGGCCACCCGAAGACCGTCTCCGTCACCGGCGCGCCGCCGAAGAGCACCGGCAGGGTAAGCGCCAGCACCGTCACGATCGGGATCATGCCGTTGCGCATGACGTGGCGCGTCATCACGCGCCAGCGGGTGAGCCCCTTGGCCCGCGCGGTCCGAACGTAGTCCTGCCGGCTGACCTCGAGGATGCTCGAACGCGTATAGCGGGCGAGGCTGGCCATGTTGTACAGCGCGATGACCGCGGCCGGCAGAATCAGATGGCGCAGAAAATCGACCGTCGCGGACCATCCGGTCCCCGCGTCCGGGGCGTGCACGCCGCCGGGCGGCAGCACGTGAAGCTTGACCGCGAAGATGTAGATCATGATGAGCCCCAGCCAGAACAGCGGAATGCTGAAGCCCAGAAACGATCCGACGGTCGCGCCGTAGTCGAACACGGAGTATTGATGCAGCGCCGAGTAGACGCCGGCCGGGATCGCGACAAGAATCGACGCCGCCAGCCCGGCCGACATCAAGACCAGGCTCATCGGCAGCCGTTCCGCCAACATCTGGCGCACGGGCAGCTTGTAATTGACCGACCATCCGAGATCGCCGTGCGCGACCTGCGCAAGCCACCGCCCGTAGCGCACGTACACGGGACGGTCGAGCCCGTAGAGATGCTTGAGCCGGACGATATCACCCGGCGTCACATCGGGATTATTGGCGAGCAAGAAGTCCACCGGATCGCCGGGCGCGATGCTCAGGATCACGAACAGCATGACCGAGATGCCGAGGAGTAGCGGCACCACGCCGGCCACCCGGCCGATCACGTAACGGCGCATGGACTACGGCTGCGCGTCGCCCCAGCGGGCCGCGATCGTCTGGGACGGAACGACGTAGCCGAAGTAGCGGCGAAAGTTCTCCAACGTTACGGCCTGCACCGTCTCGTCGGCGGCGGCCGTGCCGTCCTCCGCGACGACGACGTAATAGCCGAGCGAGAACGCATGTTGGACCGTCGTCTGCACACAGAGATTGGTGACGACGCCGGATGCGACCACGGTCTCGACGCCGCGCCGGCGCAGCAATTCGTCGAGCGCCGTTCCGGCGAACCCGTCATAGGAATGACGCACGATGCGGTGATCGCCCGAGCGGGGCGCGTCGAGCTCATCGTCGAGGGTCGCGCCCCACCCGCCGGTCGCGCAGAGGATCTCCTCGTGCATGCCCCGCGCCGCGTAGCGGGCCTGGTAGTTGGGCGCGTCGACGTCCCGGCCGTGCTCCATCGTCACGTAGCAGACGGGGACGCCGGCCCGGCGGGCCGCCGCGATCAGGCCGTTGATCACGGGAATGACGCGACGCAGCCGGGCGCCGCCCGATCCCCGCCGCGCCGCCCAGCCGCGGGCGTCGACAAAGTCGCGCTGGAGATCGATCGCGAGCAGGGCGCACCGTCGGGGAGACAGCACGTCGGCGAGAGTTGTCAGCACCGAAGTCATGGTGCCAGGCTTGAATTGACCGCGAACGCGGGCGCGACCTCGTTCAGGAACAGCTCGAGCTGGCGCCGCTGCTGCCAGGAGGTCAGCCGGATCGCGATCTCCTGCACGCCCGCCTCGAAGTACGCATGGAACTGCTCGATGCACTGCGCCGGGGTCCCCATCGCGGTCCAGGCTTCCACAAACGCCGGCGTGAAGTTGGCCGTGTAGTACGCATTGAGGAACCGCGTGCTCTCTTCGAGCGCGTGCTTGCGGTCGGGGTTGATATTAATGTTGTGATACAGGACGTTGCCGAGCGCGCCGGGATCGCGTCCCTCCTCGGCCGCCATGCCGCGGATGGTGTTCCATTGTTCGGCGAAGACGCGGGGAGCGATCTTGTTGGTCATCCATCCGTCCGCCAAATGCGCCACCCGCCGGAACGCGCGCTCCACGTTGCGGGCATCGATCGCCTGCCCGACCTTGTACGTCACGGTTGTGGGGTTGCTTGCGATCCAGATCGGCAGAGGCTTCTGCACCGGCTTCGGCTCGACCGTCACACCGTCGGTGTCGTAGAAGCGGCCGTGGTGGATCACCTGCTCCTCTGTAAACAGCCGGCGCAGCAGCACGATGCCCTCTTCGAGGCGGCCGATCCGCTCCTTCGAGGCGATGCCCATCGTCCGATGCTCGAGGGCCTGGGCCGCGCTCATCTCGTCGGCCCCGCCGAGACAGGCGATCAACAGCGCCCGTCCGTTCGAGAGGACGTCGAGACTGGCCCACTGCACCGCGAGCAGCACCGGATGCCGCTGGGGGAAGGACGCCATGCACGCCACGCCGAGCCGCGTGCGCCGCGTCCGGCCGGCGAGCGCCCCCAACAGCACCACCGACTCGACGCGCGGCTTCGCGAGGAGGCTGTCGCCGACCCAGATCGACTGGAATGCGCCGGACCGGTCGGCGGCTTCCCCGAGGTCCAGTAACTCGTCCGCCGTGACGGCGTCGAGCAGGACGCCGCGATTAGGCAAAGTCAGGCCAAATTGTCCCGTCATCGAGCCCTTTCCTTCACGCCGTGGGATTCACTGCCGGTGGCGCTAGATTCAACGCGCGTCCGGTGATACCCGCCGGGCGTCCCCGCGCTAGGCCACGCGCACCGCCGGGTTCCGCAGCACGCCGATCTCGTCGGCCCCGATCTCGATCAGATCGCCCGCCTCGCAGGCAAACTCGTCGGGCGGCACGATGCCGGTGCCGGTCAGCAGCACGGTCATCGCCGGCACGTCGTTGGACCGCTTGAGACAGGCGATAAGGTCGGCGAGCGGCCGGTGGAGGCGCGCGGTCGATACCTCGCCGCGAAACACCTCGCGCCCGCCGCGCGAGATCCGGCACCACAGCGTGAGGGCCCGCTGCACGGGCGCGTCGCTCACCAGTACGACCGGCCCGAGCGCGCAGCACGCCCGATAAATCTTGGCCTGCGGCAAATACAGCGGATTCTCGCCCTCGATGTCGCGGGCGCTCATGTCATTGCCGAGCGTGTAGCCGACGATCGCGCCGGCTCCGTCAAGCACCACGGCCAGTTCGGCCTCCGGCACCGTCCAGCGGGAGTCGGCGCGGACCCCGACCGCGGCGTTCGGGCCGACGCATCGCGAGGCGGTCGCCTTGAAGAACACCTCCGGCCGCTCCGCGTCGTAGACTTTATCGTAGATCCCGACGGTCGTGGTCTCGGCGAGGCGCGCCTCGCGGCTTCGCTCGTAGGTCACGCCGGCGGCCCATACTTCCGGCGCGGCCACGGGCGCCAGGAAGTGCGGACGTCCGGAATCGGGCGGGCGGTCGAGATCGCGGTACGCATGGACGCCGCCGCGACCCAGCATGCCGCGGGCGGCCTCCCTGATGCCGGCGCCGGTCCGCGCCGCTTCCTCGAGCAGCGCCTCGAGCGAGTCCACGGCCGCGCCGGCCGCCGTCGCGAGCAACCGGACGTCCGCCCCCTCGCACACTCCCAGGGACGGCCCCCGCCCCGGGATCCACACCCGGGCGAACCGCATCGCCGCGCCGCCCGCCGGCGTCATCCTGCAGCGGCCTCCTGCCCCGTCTCCGCAGGACCTCCGGCCGCTATCCAGCGGCCTCCTGCCACATGCGGCCGCGCGGAAACTCGTACGCGTCCAGCGACTCCGGCCGCATCGTCACGCTGAAACCCGGCCGGAGCGGCGGCATGTACCGTCCTCGCCGGATCACGACGGGATCGATGAAATGCTCGTGCAGGTGATCCACGTACTCGAGCACGCGGCGCTCGAGCGAGCCCGACACCGCGATGTAGTCGAACAGCGAGATGTGCTGTTCGTACTCGCACAGGCCGACCCCGCCGGCGTGCGGGCACACCGGGATCCCGAACTTCGCCGCCAGCAGAAGTACCGCCAGCATCTCGTTGACCCCGCCGAGCCGCGCCACGTCCGCCTGGCAGAACGCGATTGCGTTCGCCTGAAAGTACTGCTTGAACATCACCCGGTTGTGCACGTGCTCGCCGGTCGCCACCCCGACCGGCGCCACCGCCCGCGCGATCGCGGCGTGACCGAGGATGTCGTCGGGGCTCGTCGGCTCCTCGATCCACAACGGCCGGAAGCCGACGAGAGCGGCCATCCGCTCGATCGCCGTGGGGACGTCCCAGTACTGGTTCGCGTCCATCATCAACGCGCGGTCGGGTCCGATCTCCTCACGGATCAGGGCGGCGCGGCGCCGGTCGTCGTCGGGGTTGACGCCGACCTTCATCTTGATATGGGTCCAGCCCGCCGCGACCGCCTCCCGGCACAGGCGCCGGACCTTCTCGTCCGGGTAGCCGAGCCAGCCCGCGGAGGTCGTGTAGGCCGGAAATCCGTCGCGCCGCATCTCCGCCTCGCGGCCGGCGCGGCCCGCCTGCCGCCGCTGCAACAAGTCCAGCGCCTCGTCGGCCGTCAGCGCGTCGTTCATGTAGCGAAAGTCGATCGCGGCCACCAGCGCCTCGGGAGACAGATCGCTCAGCAGCTTCCAAAGGGGCTTCCCCTCCGCCTTCGCGTACAGGTCCCACATCGCGTTCACGACCGCGGCCGTCGCGAGGTGGATCGCGCCCTTTTCCGGCCCGATCCACCGGAGCTGGCTGTCTCCGGTGATCGTCCGGTAGAGCTGGCCCATGGCGCCGGTACACGATTCCAGGGTCCGGCCCCGGACCAGCGGCGCGAGCGCGCGAATCGCCGCGACGCAGACGTCGTTGCCGCGGCCGATCGTGAAGGTGAGGCCGTGGCCCTCGATCCCCGCGGGATGATCGGTCTTGAGCACCACGTAGGCGGCGGAGTAATCGGGGTCGGGGTTCATCGCGTCCGAGCCGTCGCGCGCGCGGGAGGTGGGAAACCGGACGTCGCGCACGACGACGTCGACGATCTTCGTGGGCATGGAGAACACTGCCGCGCCGCCCGGCGGGTTCCCTGCTCCCGCCCATCGGCGCACAAACGTACGTGCGGACGCAAGTGGACACGCCGGGCCGGGCCGCCGGAGGCGGCCCGGCCCGGGTCATCTATCGACTTGGCAATCGGTCGCGATCGCCGATTCGCGCGCCGTCCGGCCTAGGTCGGGTTGTTCATCGTCACGCGGGTCGTATCGACCGGCCTCGGCAGCGGTTCGCGGTCGATGCGCGCCCGCAGGCCGCGGATGTCGCGGTCGAGCGTATCGAGCCTGACGCGGATGTCCTCGAGCGGCTGCCGTTCCTCGTCATACGCTTTGGCCTTCACCCGGAGCATCTCGTCGCCCATCACGCGCATCGTCCGCTCGTACTGCTGCACACGGCGGTCGAGCGCGCCGTGGTCGAGCAGCGACGCGATCCAGGCGAGCACAAGTGCGGCCCCGGCGGCCACCATCAAGTCCTGAATCGTCAAAACGACGAATTGGTCCGCCGCTCCGGGCATGCGGAGACTCAGCGAACCCTGGAACGCCGACGGGTTCGCGAGAACGATCGCCGCGTCGAGGATCAACAGAATGGCAGTCAAAATGGCCTGCAGCATAGTTGCCGCCTCCCTTCGTGGCCATTTTGCCCAGCGCGGCCTTCACAGGAACGCCGGCGGCGCCGGCCGAACAGACGGCCCCGTGAGCATCTACCGCCGGTACGCGGAAGCCTACGCCAAAGCCGGTCAGGGACGGTTCAGCCTACAGCTCGTACCCTGGGTGGCGGCCGTGCTCGAACGCCACGGCAGCGGGACGCGCACGCTGGCGGACGTGGCATGCGGCGCGGGGGAGTTCGCGGTGGCGATGGCCCGAAAGGGGCTCGCCGTGACCGGGATCGACCAGTCGCCGGAGATGCTCGCGCTCGCGAGCGCGGCCGCCGATCGAAGCGGCGTCCGCATCACCTGGCTCGAGCAGGACATGCGCGAGCTGCGTCTTCCCGCGCCGGTGGATGCCGCGACCTGTCTCTACGACAGCCTCAACTTTTTGGTCGACGAGGGCGAACTTCGCCGGGCGATGAGCGCGGTCGCGGAGTCGCTCCGCCCCGGCGGACTCTTCCTCTTCGACATGGCAACGGTGCGCGGCCTGGCGACGCGATGGGGCAACCGGGTGTGGATCATCCAGGACTCCGACGACGCGTTCGAAGCCAACCAAAGTGAATTCGATTACGATTCCGGAATCGCCACCCTCCGCGTAAACGCCTTCCTGCACCGGCAGGGCGACCTCTACGAGCGGGTCAAGGAAGTGCACCGCGAACGGGGGTACCCGGTTCCCGCGATCGACGCGGCCCTGACGGGCGCCGCGTTCACCATCCTCGGGCGTTGGAGCAGCGAAACGTTCGACGAGGTGACGCCGGACGCGCAGCGGATCTTCTACGCCGCGCGGCGGCGGTAAGTCGCGCAGTCACCCCGGCGATGCCCGGCCGGCGGTGAGAGCCGCCACGACGGCGGATGTCGCCGCCATCGCCCGCGTACACGTCGACGCCTGGCGGTCAACGTACCGCGGCATCGTCCCGCAAGCATTTCTGGACGGGCTGTCCTATCGGGATCGTGAAGCACTCTGGCATCGCGTCCTCAACGGCCCGCCCGAACGCCACGGGGTGTTCGTGGCCGAGGCCGGCGCGCAGGGCATCGTCGGCTTTGCGGACGGCGCGCGGCCACAAACTCCGCACCTAGCGTACGAAGGCCGATTGTCCGCGATTTACATCGTCGAAGCATTTCAGGGGCGGGGCCTCGGGCGGGATCTGGTCCTGAACGTCGTGGCCTGGTTCGTCGAGCACGGCATCCGTTCAATGCTGGTGTGGGTGCTTGCGGATAACCCGGCATGCCGTTTCTACGAGGCGTTGGGAGGCACACGGATCGAGGTCACGCGAATCGAGATCGGCGGAGCGGGCCTCGAGGAAGTCGCGTACGGATGGGCCGACGTGACGAGGATCATGCGCCCCTCGCGATGAAGGCCGCTCAGCCTCGTCCCTCGAGCAGATCGGCCAAGGTCCGCGCGTCGCGCGCCATGGCGCCGCCGACGTGGTTGTTGAACATCGCGTAGAGTCTGTCCGCGCGCTCCGCCAGCCGCCGCGCGACGCCCGCCCACTGCCGCAGTTCCTCGCCGGAATAGGCGTAGTCGTAGCGCTGATCGGTCGACGCGCCCGCGCGGGCCCAGCCTTCGCGGTTTCGTCCGTGGAAGCGGATCACCGCGATCTTGGAGGTCACCGCCTCGACCGGCGGCATCAGCCACGGCAGGTCGGGCAGATCCACCATGACGTAGGCAAGTCCGAGCCGCGCCAGCTCGTCGAGCACCTCCGGGTGATGCGACCAGCTGCGGTGCCGGAATTCCACGGCGATCCGCCGCCCGGCGAGCTCCTCGCGCCAGCGCGCCATCTCGTCGACGACCGCCGGCGCGTAGCGCGTTCCGGGCGGCAGCTGGAACAGCACGTAGCCGAGCTTACCCGCGTCCCCGAGCGGCGCGAGAAATTCGCGGTACGCGTCCCAGCACGCGTTCCGAAACTCCTCCGGCACGTCGGGCAGCTTCACTTCGGCCGCGTCCCGGAGGCGCGCGGGCAGCAACCCGGCGAAGCCCGCGGGGAGCCGCTTGACCGCGGCGCCGTGCCCGGTGAACAGCCCGAACGCCTTCGCGTTCATGACGAACCCCGGCGGCGTCTCTTCCGCCCAGCGGCGACTGTAGGCCGGCGGCAGCAGCGCGAAGTACGATGCGTCGACCTCAACCGTGGGGAACCGGCCGGCGTAGTACCGCAGCCGGTCGGAGGCGCCGCGCACTCCCGACGGATAAAAATCGCTCTTCACGAACGACTTCTCCGCCCACGAGCACGTCCCGACGTAGATGCGGCCGCCCACCGGCGCTGCAGGGGCCGGCGGCAGCAGCGAGAGCTGGTCGACGTCCGGCATCATCGCGCAGGCCGCACGGGGCGGCGAAAGATTCCCGGAACGGCCGCGGCCTCCCGCGGGGCCGCGCCGGCGCGGACCGCCTCCAGCGACCGGAGGAGCGCCGCGACGTCGACGCCGAGATACCGCGGGGCGAACGCC includes the following:
- a CDS encoding GNAT family N-acetyltransferase, whose amino-acid sequence is MRAATTADVAAIARVHVDAWRSTYRGIVPQAFLDGLSYRDREALWHRVLNGPPERHGVFVAEAGAQGIVGFADGARPQTPHLAYEGRLSAIYIVEAFQGRGLGRDLVLNVVAWFVEHGIRSMLVWVLADNPACRFYEALGGTRIEVTRIEIGGAGLEEVAYGWADVTRIMRPSR
- a CDS encoding fumarylacetoacetate hydrolase family protein, with amino-acid sequence MTPAGGAAMRFARVWIPGRGPSLGVCEGADVRLLATAAGAAVDSLEALLEEAARTGAGIREAARGMLGRGGVHAYRDLDRPPDSGRPHFLAPVAAPEVWAAGVTYERSREARLAETTTVGIYDKVYDAERPEVFFKATASRCVGPNAAVGVRADSRWTVPEAELAVVLDGAGAIVGYTLGNDMSARDIEGENPLYLPQAKIYRACCALGPVVLVSDAPVQRALTLWCRISRGGREVFRGEVSTARLHRPLADLIACLKRSNDVPAMTVLLTGTGIVPPDEFACEAGDLIEIGADEIGVLRNPAVRVA
- a CDS encoding LLM class flavin-dependent oxidoreductase, whose product is MTGQFGLTLPNRGVLLDAVTADELLDLGEAADRSGAFQSIWVGDSLLAKPRVESVVLLGALAGRTRRTRLGVACMASFPQRHPVLLAVQWASLDVLSNGRALLIACLGGADEMSAAQALEHRTMGIASKERIGRLEEGIVLLRRLFTEEQVIHHGRFYDTDGVTVEPKPVQKPLPIWIASNPTTVTYKVGQAIDARNVERAFRRVAHLADGWMTNKIAPRVFAEQWNTIRGMAAEEGRDPGALGNVLYHNININPDRKHALEESTRFLNAYYTANFTPAFVEAWTAMGTPAQCIEQFHAYFEAGVQEIAIRLTSWQQRRQLELFLNEVAPAFAVNSSLAP
- a CDS encoding ABC transporter permease; this translates as MINYWHMVWGRFTRHRLAMAGGAAALALVLSALLAPYVTPYRFEQISLGGLFRPPSPAHLFGTDELGHDVFTRIIYAGRISLSVGIAAAAVSSVIGTAVGLLAGYHGGLVGSGLMRLTDIFISVPPIVVMFVLAKAFGPGLRSIVIVLCLLGWMGAARLVRADVLRARGQDYAEAARALGASEVRVMVRHVLPNSLASVIVAATLFAGQAILAESTISYFGLGIQPPLPSWGNMLQNAQEYLWTTPWLAVYPGIFIFITVLAFNFLGDGLRDAIDPRLRL
- a CDS encoding ABC transporter permease, producing the protein MRRYVIGRVAGVVPLLLGISVMLFVILSIAPGDPVDFLLANNPDVTPGDIVRLKHLYGLDRPVYVRYGRWLAQVAHGDLGWSVNYKLPVRQMLAERLPMSLVLMSAGLAASILVAIPAGVYSALHQYSVFDYGATVGSFLGFSIPLFWLGLIMIYIFAVKLHVLPPGGVHAPDAGTGWSATVDFLRHLILPAAVIALYNMASLARYTRSSILEVSRQDYVRTARAKGLTRWRVMTRHVMRNGMIPIVTVLALTLPVLFGGAPVTETVFGWPGVGQLLIQSVIIGDYVVAVAIVMCIAVLVVGCNLAADVLYGVLDPRVRYE
- a CDS encoding DUF72 domain-containing protein; protein product: MMPDVDQLSLLPPAPAAPVGGRIYVGTCSWAEKSFVKSDFYPSGVRGASDRLRYYAGRFPTVEVDASYFALLPPAYSRRWAEETPPGFVMNAKAFGLFTGHGAAVKRLPAGFAGLLPARLRDAAEVKLPDVPEEFRNACWDAYREFLAPLGDAGKLGYVLFQLPPGTRYAPAVVDEMARWREELAGRRIAVEFRHRSWSHHPEVLDELARLGLAYVMVDLPDLPWLMPPVEAVTSKIAVIRFHGRNREGWARAGASTDQRYDYAYSGEELRQWAGVARRLAERADRLYAMFNNHVGGAMARDARTLADLLEGRG
- a CDS encoding isochorismatase family cysteine hydrolase, giving the protein MTSVLTTLADVLSPRRCALLAIDLQRDFVDARGWAARRGSGGARLRRVIPVINGLIAAARRAGVPVCYVTMEHGRDVDAPNYQARYAARGMHEEILCATGGWGATLDDELDAPRSGDHRIVRHSYDGFAGTALDELLRRRGVETVVASGVVTNLCVQTTVQHAFSLGYYVVVAEDGTAAADETVQAVTLENFRRYFGYVVPSQTIAARWGDAQP
- a CDS encoding class I SAM-dependent methyltransferase, producing the protein MSIYRRYAEAYAKAGQGRFSLQLVPWVAAVLERHGSGTRTLADVACGAGEFAVAMARKGLAVTGIDQSPEMLALASAAADRSGVRITWLEQDMRELRLPAPVDAATCLYDSLNFLVDEGELRRAMSAVAESLRPGGLFLFDMATVRGLATRWGNRVWIIQDSDDAFEANQSEFDYDSGIATLRVNAFLHRQGDLYERVKEVHRERGYPVPAIDAALTGAAFTILGRWSSETFDEVTPDAQRIFYAARRR
- a CDS encoding L-fuconate dehydratase, which gives rise to MPTKIVDVVVRDVRFPTSRARDGSDAMNPDPDYSAAYVVLKTDHPAGIEGHGLTFTIGRGNDVCVAAIRALAPLVRGRTLESCTGAMGQLYRTITGDSQLRWIGPEKGAIHLATAAVVNAMWDLYAKAEGKPLWKLLSDLSPEALVAAIDFRYMNDALTADEALDLLQRRQAGRAGREAEMRRDGFPAYTTSAGWLGYPDEKVRRLCREAVAAGWTHIKMKVGVNPDDDRRRAALIREEIGPDRALMMDANQYWDVPTAIERMAALVGFRPLWIEEPTSPDDILGHAAIARAVAPVGVATGEHVHNRVMFKQYFQANAIAFCQADVARLGGVNEMLAVLLLAAKFGIPVCPHAGGVGLCEYEQHISLFDYIAVSGSLERRVLEYVDHLHEHFIDPVVIRRGRYMPPLRPGFSVTMRPESLDAYEFPRGRMWQEAAG